Proteins encoded by one window of Dyella humicola:
- a CDS encoding NADPH-dependent FMN reductase: protein MNILGISGSLRQASFNTALLYTARELAPAGMNITIHRLHDLPLFDQDVEEQGDPVPVTALKQAIEAADGLLLACPEYNGGITGVLKNAVDWASRIGKGRKVAALTGKMVCIIGASPGITGTVRAQDQLRLVLRRAGARTEPQGDVLVFQAHTKIVDGRLGDERTRDALGRHLQGFAERLAATAG, encoded by the coding sequence ATGAACATACTCGGCATCTCCGGCAGCCTGCGGCAGGCGTCCTTCAATACGGCGCTGCTTTATACGGCGCGGGAACTGGCGCCTGCCGGCATGAACATCACCATCCATCGCCTGCACGACCTGCCACTGTTTGATCAGGACGTGGAAGAGCAGGGTGATCCGGTGCCGGTGACGGCGCTGAAGCAGGCGATCGAGGCGGCCGACGGCTTGCTGCTGGCCTGCCCGGAATACAACGGCGGCATCACGGGCGTGCTGAAGAACGCGGTCGACTGGGCCTCGCGCATCGGCAAGGGGCGCAAGGTAGCCGCGCTCACCGGCAAGATGGTGTGCATCATCGGCGCCAGCCCGGGCATCACCGGTACGGTGCGTGCCCAGGACCAGCTGCGGCTGGTGCTGCGTCGTGCCGGTGCCCGCACCGAGCCCCAGGGGGACGTGCTGGTATTCCAGGCACATACGAAGATCGTCGACGGACGGCTTGGCGACGAGCGCACGCGCGACGCCTTGGGCCGCCATCTACAAGGATTCGCCGAGCGGCTGGCCGCGACGGCGGGATGA
- the nagZ gene encoding beta-N-acetylhexosaminidase → MLMIGLAGTALADSEHAWLKATGVAGVVLFSRNFSSREQLMSLVDAIREVGGDDMLIAVDQEGGPVQRFREGFTRLPPLSAIGAVYDRDPPDAVRLAEEHAWVMSSELRASGVDFSFAPVVDLARGNAAIGPRALHADPEAAAELAQAYVRGMHLGGMAAVLKHFPGHGSVAVDTHKAAAIDPRPLDQIRRDDLLPFMEGIDAHAEAVMVAHVIYPAVDDRPAGFSRRWIVQILRGELGFNGAVISDDISMAAAGAAGGVAARVHAHLDAGCDLVLACFPEVVEEAIAAVQGRAASDPQRLSALRGAVASTWEGLTDNPQRDRFVARVTALHPVAGQPLEGQA, encoded by the coding sequence ATGTTGATGATCGGCCTGGCCGGCACGGCGCTGGCCGACTCGGAACACGCCTGGCTGAAAGCGACGGGCGTCGCTGGCGTCGTGCTGTTCTCGCGTAATTTCAGCTCGCGCGAGCAGTTGATGTCGTTGGTCGATGCGATTCGCGAAGTCGGCGGTGACGACATGCTGATCGCCGTCGACCAGGAGGGCGGTCCAGTACAGCGGTTTCGCGAGGGCTTTACGCGCTTGCCGCCGCTGTCGGCGATTGGCGCCGTCTACGATCGCGATCCGCCCGATGCTGTGCGACTGGCCGAGGAGCATGCCTGGGTCATGTCCAGCGAGCTGCGCGCCAGCGGTGTGGATTTCAGCTTTGCGCCGGTGGTCGATCTTGCGCGAGGCAATGCGGCGATCGGTCCGCGCGCGTTGCATGCCGATCCGGAAGCCGCCGCCGAGCTGGCGCAGGCTTATGTGCGCGGCATGCACCTGGGTGGCATGGCGGCGGTACTCAAGCACTTCCCCGGGCATGGTTCGGTGGCCGTCGATACGCACAAGGCCGCTGCCATCGATCCGCGACCGCTCGACCAGATCCGCCGCGACGACCTGCTGCCCTTTATGGAAGGTATCGATGCACATGCCGAGGCGGTGATGGTGGCTCATGTCATCTATCCCGCCGTCGATGATCGACCGGCGGGTTTCTCGAGGCGCTGGATCGTGCAGATCCTGCGCGGCGAGCTGGGCTTCAATGGGGCCGTGATCAGTGATGACATCAGCATGGCTGCCGCCGGCGCTGCTGGCGGCGTCGCCGCGCGCGTCCATGCCCACCTCGACGCCGGTTGCGATCTGGTGCTGGCCTGTTTTCCCGAGGTGGTGGAGGAAGCCATTGCCGCCGTGCAGGGTCGCGCCGCTAGCGATCCCCAGCGACTGAGCGCTTTGCGCGGTGCCGTTGCATCGACCTGGGAAGGACTTACCGATAACCCGCAGCGCGACCGTTTTGTCGCGCGCGTCACGGCGCTCCATCCCGTGGCAGGACAACCCTTGGAAGGGCAGGCATGA
- a CDS encoding hypoxanthine-guanine phosphoribosyltransferase, whose translation MNTSTPSLGAALADAELLFDREALESVIADMGRRIDAALDGERAVFLTVMNGALIFAGHLALAIRTDLEFDYVHATRYRGATSGSELHWLREPAADMQGRTVLLVDDILDEGHTLKAVRDDCLRRGAKRVLIVSLCTKHHDRLVEGVAADFNGVELPDRYVFGFGMDYYEQGRNLPGIYALT comes from the coding sequence ATGAACACAAGTACACCCTCGCTGGGCGCCGCATTGGCCGATGCCGAGCTGCTGTTCGATCGTGAAGCGCTGGAATCGGTGATCGCCGATATGGGGCGCCGCATCGACGCGGCGCTCGATGGCGAGCGCGCGGTATTTCTCACCGTCATGAATGGCGCGCTGATCTTTGCCGGTCATCTGGCGCTGGCCATCCGCACCGATCTCGAATTCGATTACGTGCACGCCACGCGCTATCGCGGCGCCACTTCGGGCAGCGAGTTGCACTGGCTGCGCGAACCGGCGGCGGATATGCAGGGGCGAACCGTACTGCTGGTGGACGACATTCTCGACGAAGGCCACACCCTGAAGGCCGTGCGCGACGACTGCCTGCGCCGTGGTGCCAAGCGCGTGTTGATCGTGAGCCTGTGCACCAAGCACCACGACCGTCTGGTCGAGGGCGTCGCGGCGGATTTCAACGGCGTGGAGCTGCCCGATCGCTACGTATTCGGCTTCGGCATGGACTACTACGAGCAGGGTCGCAACCTGCCGGGTATCTACGCGCTGACATGA
- a CDS encoding response regulator, giving the protein MLNTLPSDVLRASTAPGTARALVADDDPASRLFLVEALRSLGLEAQACNDGTAAIALAHDEAFDLLLLDCRMPGAGAAEVLAALRRDPQARSSDCTAVATSAEMDPAERRHLLAAEFSEVLMKPCNLADLRRILGLVQAGTASLPLLDDAQAIATMGDADVVNAMRTLLRAELVALYQDLDLLRGDPEAFAERLHRLRSSCGFCGATALGTQATLLQRHLKLGHAGSLAPLSRFNRALLATIEALAGTG; this is encoded by the coding sequence ATGCTCAACACGCTTCCCAGCGACGTTTTACGCGCCTCCACGGCCCCCGGAACCGCCCGTGCCTTGGTGGCCGACGACGACCCTGCCAGCCGGCTGTTCCTCGTCGAAGCCTTGCGCAGCCTCGGCCTTGAGGCCCAGGCCTGCAACGACGGTACAGCCGCCATAGCCCTGGCCCACGACGAAGCCTTCGACCTGCTGTTGCTGGACTGCCGCATGCCGGGGGCGGGCGCCGCGGAGGTTTTGGCGGCCCTGCGCCGGGATCCCCAAGCGCGCTCGAGCGATTGCACGGCCGTAGCCACCAGCGCGGAAATGGATCCGGCGGAGCGACGGCACCTGCTGGCAGCCGAGTTCAGCGAAGTGCTGATGAAACCTTGCAACCTGGCTGATCTCCGACGGATTCTCGGCCTGGTGCAGGCAGGCACCGCCTCGCTGCCGCTGCTTGACGATGCGCAGGCCATCGCCACCATGGGCGACGCCGATGTCGTAAACGCGATGCGCACCTTGTTGCGCGCGGAGCTGGTTGCCCTCTACCAGGATCTCGACCTGCTGCGCGGTGACCCCGAGGCCTTTGCGGAGCGACTGCACCGCCTGCGCTCGTCCTGCGGTTTCTGCGGTGCGACTGCGCTGGGCACGCAAGCCACCCTGCTGCAGCGACATCTCAAGCTGGGCCACGCGGGTTCACTGGCACCGCTTTCGCGCTTCAACAGAGCTTTGCTGGCCACCATCGAGGCCCTGGCGGGTACGGGCTGA
- a CDS encoding CYTH domain-containing protein — MGIEIERKFLLSDDSWRETVECSERIAQGYLVGAQALRDGTSRASVRVRRSGDHAWLNIKSAQLGIERAEFEYPMPLGDAEEMLATLCDGVLEKIRHHVTVDGALFEIDEFFGDNAGLVVAEIELAATDAPFPQPSWLGREVSHLVRYYNVNLIAHPYAHWTQEERDAARESSPC, encoded by the coding sequence ATGGGTATCGAGATCGAACGCAAATTCCTCCTGAGCGACGATAGCTGGCGTGAGACGGTCGAGTGCAGCGAGCGCATCGCGCAGGGTTATCTCGTAGGGGCACAGGCATTGCGCGATGGCACGTCGAGGGCTTCGGTGCGCGTGCGCCGTTCGGGCGATCATGCCTGGCTCAATATCAAGTCGGCACAGCTTGGCATCGAGCGTGCCGAATTCGAATACCCCATGCCACTCGGCGATGCTGAAGAGATGTTGGCGACGCTATGCGATGGTGTGCTGGAAAAAATCCGCCATCACGTGACCGTCGATGGCGCGCTGTTCGAGATTGACGAATTCTTCGGCGACAACGCGGGCCTAGTGGTGGCCGAGATCGAGCTCGCCGCTACCGATGCCCCGTTTCCGCAGCCGTCATGGTTGGGGCGTGAGGTCAGTCATCTGGTTCGTTACTACAACGTCAACCTGATTGCGCATCCTTACGCCCATTGGACGCAAGAAGAGCGCGACGCCGCAAGGGAATCGAGCCCATGTTGA
- the recO gene encoding DNA repair protein RecO, giving the protein MRIEQQPAYVLHSRPYRETSMLLECLTQDHGRIGVVARGVRRERARLQRAQLEPFQPLVLDLLLRGELATLQGAETLGVPCRLLGDAGLAGLYVNELVVRLTGRQDPQPELFEAYARTLPRLATTESLAWSLRRFERDLLEAIGYGLQLESDAESGEPLEPAQLYRYTVEVGPSPCRPGTAHALRGSDLLALAQDQMPDAAGLSALRFMMREVIRFHLGGGELRAWHVLAAAMSRR; this is encoded by the coding sequence ATGCGCATCGAGCAGCAGCCGGCCTACGTATTGCATTCGCGGCCTTACCGCGAGACGTCGATGCTGCTCGAATGCCTGACGCAGGATCACGGGCGGATCGGCGTGGTGGCACGTGGAGTGCGGCGCGAACGTGCCCGCTTGCAACGTGCCCAGCTCGAGCCGTTCCAGCCGCTGGTGCTTGATTTATTGTTGCGCGGCGAGCTGGCGACCTTGCAAGGCGCCGAAACCCTCGGCGTGCCATGTCGCCTGTTAGGCGATGCGGGCCTTGCGGGGCTCTATGTCAACGAGCTCGTGGTTCGCCTGACGGGTCGGCAGGACCCTCAGCCTGAATTGTTCGAAGCGTATGCTCGAACGCTGCCGCGCCTGGCAACGACGGAGTCCCTGGCATGGTCGCTGCGGCGCTTCGAGCGCGATTTGCTCGAGGCGATCGGATACGGCTTGCAACTGGAGTCGGATGCTGAGTCGGGCGAGCCGCTGGAGCCGGCGCAGCTCTATCGCTACACCGTCGAAGTGGGGCCGTCCCCATGTCGGCCCGGTACCGCCCATGCGCTGCGTGGCAGCGACCTGTTGGCCTTGGCGCAGGACCAGATGCCCGACGCGGCGGGCTTGTCCGCCTTGCGCTTCATGATGCGCGAGGTAATCCGCTTCCATCTGGGCGGAGGCGAGCTGCGTGCCTGGCACGTGCTTGCCGCGGCGATGTCGCGACGCTAA
- the rlmD gene encoding 23S rRNA (uracil(1939)-C(5))-methyltransferase RlmD has protein sequence MKEFQATITDLSHDGKGVTRIDGKAVFVSGALLGEDVLLRIRKRHRHYDEAEVVELLKTSPHRVEPRCRHFGQCGGCSLQHLDAESQIEVKQRVLQDNFERIGKVSPALWLPPLTDEAWGYRRKGRLSVRQVAKKGRVLVGFREESNPRFVADISQCEVVHPALGPKIGLLAELVGGMDAATEIPQIEFAAGDDTVALVFRHMSPLSERDQAALVAFGQQHGFAIYLQPGGVSSVHPLWPEHPRLAFRIPSSDAAFDDVELEFRPLDFVQVNAGMNRRMMARTMELLDPQPNDRVLDLFCGLGNFTLPIARRVAEVVGVEGEHGLVERAAENAARNGITHARFEVANLFEDQRHAHWAKQSWDKLLLDPPRAGADKALEYLPHKDTHRIVYVSCHPGSLARDAGILVEKHGFRLSAAGVMDMFPHTAHVESIALFER, from the coding sequence ATGAAAGAATTCCAAGCCACCATCACCGACCTCAGCCACGACGGCAAGGGCGTCACCCGCATCGACGGCAAGGCCGTCTTCGTCAGCGGCGCCTTGCTCGGCGAGGACGTCTTGCTGCGCATCCGCAAACGTCATCGTCACTACGACGAGGCCGAGGTGGTGGAGCTGCTGAAAACATCTCCGCACCGCGTCGAGCCGCGTTGCCGCCATTTCGGCCAATGCGGTGGCTGTTCGCTGCAGCATCTGGATGCCGAATCGCAGATCGAAGTGAAGCAGCGCGTGCTGCAGGACAACTTCGAGCGCATCGGCAAGGTGAGTCCGGCGCTGTGGTTGCCACCGCTGACCGATGAAGCGTGGGGCTATCGCCGCAAAGGCCGCTTGTCCGTGCGTCAGGTGGCCAAGAAGGGACGCGTGCTGGTGGGTTTTCGCGAGGAGAGCAATCCGCGTTTCGTTGCCGACATTAGCCAATGCGAAGTGGTGCATCCGGCGCTCGGGCCGAAGATCGGCCTGTTGGCCGAACTGGTCGGCGGCATGGATGCAGCCACCGAAATCCCGCAGATCGAATTTGCGGCGGGCGACGATACCGTGGCGCTGGTATTCCGACATATGTCGCCGCTGAGCGAGCGCGACCAGGCTGCGCTCGTGGCGTTTGGCCAGCAGCATGGTTTCGCCATCTACCTGCAGCCAGGTGGCGTCAGTAGCGTGCATCCGCTGTGGCCGGAACATCCGCGCCTGGCGTTCCGCATTCCCAGCAGTGACGCGGCGTTCGACGATGTTGAGCTGGAATTTCGTCCGCTCGACTTCGTGCAGGTCAACGCCGGCATGAATCGCCGCATGATGGCCCGCACGATGGAATTGCTCGATCCGCAACCGAACGACCGCGTGCTCGACTTGTTCTGCGGCCTTGGCAACTTCACCTTGCCGATCGCGCGCCGTGTGGCCGAAGTCGTGGGCGTCGAAGGCGAACACGGCCTGGTCGAACGCGCCGCGGAAAATGCCGCGCGTAACGGCATCACGCATGCCCGTTTCGAAGTTGCCAACCTGTTCGAGGATCAGCGCCACGCGCATTGGGCGAAACAGTCGTGGGACAAACTGTTGCTCGATCCGCCGCGTGCGGGTGCCGACAAGGCGCTGGAATACCTGCCGCACAAGGACACCCACCGCATCGTGTACGTTTCGTGTCACCCGGGCTCGCTGGCGCGTGATGCCGGCATTCTGGTGGAGAAGCACGGTTTTCGCTTGAGTGCGGCGGGCGTGATGGATATGTTCCCGCACACCGCCCATGTGGAATCGATTGCGCTGTTCGAACGCTAG
- a CDS encoding DUF4845 domain-containing protein has protein sequence MKSRQSGITLIGFLVVLIIVGFFGFMAMKLIPAYTEFMGVNKAMNDVATGSMEGKTLDDVRRDLMKKMDFQYVDDATIKPKDITIKRQGNAAQLSVTYDKRVPFMYNIDFLLHFEKSVALQGNIGG, from the coding sequence ATGAAATCGAGGCAGTCGGGTATCACCCTGATCGGGTTTCTCGTGGTGTTGATCATTGTGGGCTTCTTTGGCTTCATGGCGATGAAGCTGATTCCGGCCTATACCGAGTTCATGGGCGTCAACAAGGCCATGAACGACGTCGCGACCGGCAGCATGGAAGGCAAGACGCTGGACGATGTCCGTCGCGATCTCATGAAAAAGATGGATTTCCAGTACGTGGACGATGCCACCATCAAGCCCAAGGACATCACGATCAAACGTCAGGGCAATGCTGCGCAGCTCAGCGTCACGTACGACAAGCGCGTTCCTTTTATGTACAACATCGACTTCCTGCTGCACTTCGAAAAGAGCGTGGCACTGCAGGGAAATATCGGTGGTTAA
- the rnc gene encoding ribonuclease III has protein sequence MTKLAYRFSDPALGQLALTHRSVGKPNNERMEFLGDALLGVVVAELLYEAHPHASEGELSRLRAQLVNGQALAVIARELELGDELKLGSGELKSGGFRRESILADAFEALMAAVYLDAGFSECRSVVRALFEPLVAAIPRSSKDAKTRLQELLQARGWSLPHYDLIDSHGEDHAKTFDVSCEITEPEAIRAEGRGSSRRAAEQDAAEAVLRRLQDMKA, from the coding sequence TTGACCAAACTCGCATACCGCTTTAGTGATCCAGCGCTCGGTCAGCTCGCACTGACCCACCGGAGCGTGGGTAAGCCGAACAATGAGCGGATGGAATTCCTCGGCGACGCGCTACTTGGCGTGGTAGTGGCCGAGTTGCTTTATGAGGCTCACCCGCATGCCAGCGAGGGTGAGCTTTCGCGCCTGCGCGCCCAACTGGTCAACGGGCAGGCGCTGGCGGTCATCGCGCGCGAGCTCGAGCTCGGCGACGAGCTCAAGCTTGGCTCGGGTGAACTCAAGAGCGGCGGTTTTCGACGGGAATCCATTCTCGCGGATGCCTTCGAGGCGCTGATGGCGGCGGTCTACCTGGATGCCGGCTTCTCTGAATGCCGGTCGGTGGTTCGAGCGCTGTTCGAGCCGCTCGTTGCGGCCATACCGCGTTCGTCCAAGGATGCCAAGACGCGCCTGCAGGAGCTTCTGCAGGCGCGCGGCTGGTCACTGCCGCATTACGACCTGATCGACAGCCACGGCGAAGATCACGCCAAGACATTTGACGTATCCTGTGAAATCACCGAACCCGAGGCCATTCGGGCCGAGGGCCGCGGCAGCAGTCGCCGTGCAGCGGAACAGGATGCCGCTGAGGCGGTACTGCGCCGTTTGCAGGACATGAAAGCCTGA
- the era gene encoding GTPase Era — MNDNVDIDLGAPAELPHDDFRCGLVALAGRPNVGKSTLLNALIGFRLSIVSPRPQTTRHRILGIATSEAGQIMYVDTPGLHRGAKRAMNRSLNRAARSAISEVDVVVQVIEAGRWTDEDEALYDALVEQKVPRLLVINKVDLAKEKATMLPFVADLMARHSFDDVYYVSALKEQGLTELQQGILKRLPVQPPVYGEDEVTDRSERFLAAEMVREQLMLRLDQELPYATTVEIEQFTDRPDGVAEIHAVIWVERDGQKAIVIGNGGAQLKAIGTSARRHMERTFERKVFLRLWVKVREGWVDDETMLKKFGYTD; from the coding sequence ATGAACGACAACGTTGATATCGACCTCGGCGCACCGGCCGAGCTTCCCCATGACGACTTCCGTTGTGGCCTGGTGGCCCTGGCGGGTCGACCGAACGTGGGCAAGTCCACCTTGCTCAATGCGTTGATCGGTTTTCGCCTGTCCATTGTCAGCCCGCGGCCGCAGACCACCCGTCACCGCATTCTAGGCATCGCCACCAGCGAGGCCGGGCAGATCATGTACGTCGATACGCCGGGCCTCCATCGCGGCGCCAAACGGGCAATGAACCGCAGCCTCAATCGCGCGGCGCGCTCGGCGATCAGTGAAGTCGATGTGGTGGTGCAGGTCATCGAGGCGGGGCGCTGGACGGACGAGGACGAGGCGCTCTACGACGCCCTGGTTGAACAGAAGGTGCCGCGCCTGCTGGTCATCAACAAGGTCGACCTGGCCAAGGAAAAGGCGACCATGCTGCCGTTCGTGGCCGACCTGATGGCACGTCACAGCTTTGACGACGTGTATTACGTCAGCGCACTCAAGGAACAAGGCCTGACGGAGCTGCAGCAGGGCATTCTCAAGCGCTTGCCGGTGCAGCCCCCCGTCTACGGCGAGGACGAGGTCACCGACCGCAGCGAGCGCTTCCTGGCCGCTGAAATGGTTCGCGAGCAGCTGATGTTGCGCCTCGACCAGGAACTGCCCTATGCCACGACGGTCGAGATCGAACAGTTCACCGATCGCCCTGATGGCGTGGCCGAGATCCATGCCGTGATCTGGGTCGAGCGCGATGGCCAGAAAGCGATCGTGATCGGCAACGGTGGCGCCCAGTTGAAGGCCATCGGAACCTCGGCTCGACGTCACATGGAGCGCACCTTTGAGCGCAAGGTGTTCCTGCGCCTATGGGTCAAGGTTCGCGAGGGCTGGGTCGACGACGAGACGATGCTCAAGAAATTCGGCTATACGGACTGA
- a CDS encoding YdbL family protein: MRKFVYGLLTTLLVAMVGCVTINVYFPEAAAQKAADQFIGTVLDSNAPAAPPQKDQPPAPAKDGHQPSAMLLDLLIPAAYAADTPNIRIQTATTEAIHDRMRQRFHDTLAPLFNSGTVGFTKDGLVAVRDAAKLPMDQRAAVNAAVADENRDRDALYREVANANNHPEWEAQIRATFAKGWIERARAGWYYQDASGGWKQK, from the coding sequence ATGCGGAAGTTTGTCTATGGATTGCTGACCACCCTGCTGGTGGCCATGGTGGGGTGCGTCACCATCAACGTCTATTTTCCCGAGGCGGCGGCACAGAAGGCGGCTGATCAGTTCATCGGCACCGTGCTCGACAGCAATGCCCCGGCAGCGCCCCCCCAAAAGGACCAGCCACCCGCACCCGCCAAAGACGGCCATCAGCCCTCGGCCATGCTGCTCGACCTGTTGATTCCGGCGGCCTATGCGGCCGATACGCCGAATATTCGCATCCAGACGGCCACCACCGAGGCCATTCACGATCGCATGCGGCAACGCTTTCATGACACCCTCGCCCCCCTGTTCAACAGCGGTACGGTCGGTTTCACCAAGGACGGTCTGGTCGCCGTACGCGATGCGGCCAAGCTGCCGATGGACCAGCGCGCTGCGGTGAACGCCGCCGTGGCGGACGAAAATCGTGACCGTGACGCGCTCTATCGCGAGGTGGCCAATGCCAACAACCATCCGGAATGGGAGGCGCAGATTCGCGCCACGTTTGCCAAGGGCTGGATCGAGCGTGCGCGTGCGGGCTGGTATTATCAGGACGCCTCGGGCGGCTGGAAGCAGAAGTAA